From Triticum urartu cultivar G1812 unplaced genomic scaffold, Tu2.1 TuUngrouped_contig_5018, whole genome shotgun sequence, the proteins below share one genomic window:
- the LOC125528656 gene encoding uncharacterized protein LOC125528656, with amino-acid sequence MMKHFTPVLASLLVVAGLATTAAGVRFTAMNNASTTPGGQRFDEEYGVGYAVQVMSEASFFTWKIFNQTAPEDRRAAMDDRVKLVVNFINTNILAFERDSESSITLNAGYVNNITGDVRTLVTGLLYHEVTHVWQWGQQDTNQTHSWIYEGMADFVRLRAGYAAPYWLQPGQGDSWDTGYDVTAWFLDYCDQLRPGFMAVLNQRLKDGYSDDDFLQIMGKSVQELWRDYKAKYGG; translated from the coding sequence ATGATGAAGCACTTCACGCCAGTGTTGGCTTCCTTACTCGTGGTCGCCGGCCTCGCCACCACGGCTGCCGGCGTGAGGTTCACGGCAATGAACAACGCGTCGACGACCCCCGGCGGGCAGCGCTTCGACGAGGAATACGGCGTGGGGTACGCGGTGCAGGTCATGTCGGAGGCCTCCTTCTTCACCTGGAAAATCTTCAACCAGACGGCGCCCGAGGACCGCCGAGCCGCCATGGACGACCGCGTCAAGCTCGTCGTCAACTTCATAAACACCAACATCCTCGCCTTCGAACGCGACAGCGAGAGCAGCATCACGCTCAACGCGGGCTACGTCAACAACATCACCGGCGACGTGAGGACGCTGGTGACGGGGCTGCTGTACCACGAGGTGACGCACGTGTGGCAATGGGGGCAGCAGGACACGAACCAGACTCACAGTTGGATCTACGAGGGGATGGCCGACTTCGTCCGGCTGCGTGCCGGCTATGCGGCGCCGTACTGGTTGCAGCCTGGGCAGGGGGACAGCTGGGACACGGGCTATGACGTGACGGCGTGGTTCCTGGACTACTGCGACCAGCTGAGGCCGGGGTTCATGGCGGTGCTCAACCAGAGGCTCAAGGACGGCTACAGCGACGACGACTTCCTGCAGATTATGGGCAAGTCCGTGCAGGAGCTGTGGAGGGACTACAAGGCCAAGTACGGCGGCTAG
- the LOC125528657 gene encoding RNA polymerase sigma factor sigC isoform X3, whose protein sequence is MGLPMARGPCCCSPSSSSSSSSPWMLQAQLPKNPHPPRERSSLLTSCQISACFFLSYLLPRARTTPLSTRCCDFANRTEKLSGRSVCSESLRVLALHLLLNRHANLSRRWGDITRTAASSSGLLQITGNMSGSSPKIKVDAERTSLDGALDRNAQFDMIYEDMSSWMNGAHTSGNSLQYNLLMQNIHVLQSSLAAQDLVLLERDILVHIEQLGALKWFNASRSGATITHTSHAPDFALPWNDTEFAPVTPLDEQSDDQLVIIRSGKSQERKLKRIRASEKVSVVCVKASSQKPRKSRRSTSSQFISEWKNYPGRRRSIVREQSDLLVTIKECANLEKIRENMVKEGQEVCYDKWAKAAGVDEAVLKSRLQAGYCCRERLLVTTEWLVKYIARTYTGMGTAFEDLLQAGKMGVLDGAERFDSQRGCKFSTYVKYWIRKPMLALLAENSGVIQLPARMDCIIRKVREAKRAIRSSTGRNPIDAEIATFIGASVANVRLARKCSRRVVSLYMEVGAGQNAKFMGV, encoded by the exons ATGGGTCTGCCCATGGCGCGCGGCCCGTGCTGCTGCTCGCCGTcatcgtcgtcctcctcctcctcgccgtgGATGCTGCAGGCCCAGCTCCCCAAGAACCCCCACCCTCCACGTGAGCGCTCCAGTCTCTTGACGTCTTGTCAGATATCTGCATGTTTTTTCCTATCTTATCTTCTTCCCCGTGCAAGAACCACCCCCTTATCTACAAGGTGCTGTGATTTTGCGAACAGAACAGAAAAAT TGAGTGGGAGGTCAGTTTGCTCTGAATCGTTGAGAGTTCTGGCCCTGCATCTCTTGCTCAATCGGCACGCTAATCTTAGCCGGCGCTGGGGTGACATCACCAGAACTGCTGCATCTTCATCCGGTTTGCTTCAGATAACAGGGAACATGTCAGGCAGCTCACCAAAAATAAAG GTGGATGCCGAAAGAACATCCCTTGATGGTGCTCTTGACAGGAATGCGCAGTTCGACATGATCTACGAGGACATGTCTTCTTGGATGAATGGGGCACACACAAGTGGCAACAGTTTGCAGTATAACTTGTTGATGCAAAACATCCATGTGTTACAGAGTAGTTTGGCTGCTCAAGATTTGGTGTTGCTGGAGAGAGATATCCTTGTACATATTGAACAGCTTGGAGCTCTGAAATGGTTTAACGCGTCGAGGTCCGGTGCCACCATAACACATACCTCACATGCACCAGATTTTGCACTCCCTTGGAATGATACTGAATTTGCTCCGGTGACTCCTCTCGATGAGCAAAGCGATGATCAATTGGTGATTATTCGAAGTGGGAAAAGCCAAGAGAGGAAATTGAAGAGAATTAGAGCATCAGAAAAGGTATCTGTGGTTTGTGTAAAAGCATCCTCACAAAAACCAAGAAAATCACGCAGGTCCACCAGTAGTCAATTTATATCTGAGTGGAAAAACTATCCAGGCCGGCGAAGGAGCATAGTTCGGGAACAGTCGGACTTGCTGGTGACTATCAAG GAATGTGCAAACCTTGAGAAGATCAGGGAGAACATGGTGAAGGAAGGGCAGGAGGTCTGCTATGATAAGTGGGCCAAAGCAGCTGGAGTTGATGAAGCGGTCCTGAAGAGTAGACTGCAAGCAGGCTACTGCTGCAGAGAGAGGTTACTGGTGACCACCGAGTGGCTTGTCAAGTACATTGCAAGGACATACACCGGAATGGGAACAGCTTTCGAGGATCTACTCCAG GCTGGGAAAATGGGTGTCCTTGATGGCGCTGAGAGGTTCGACAGCCAGAGAGGATGCAAATTCTCAACCTATGTGAAGTACTGGATAAGGAAACCCATGCTAGCGCTCCTTGCTGAAAATTCTGGAGTGATCCAGCTCCCC GCAAGGATGGATTGTATCATCCGAAAGGTCAGGGAAGCTAAGCGGGCAATTCGATCCAGCACTGGGAGGAATCCAATAGACGCGGAGATCGCGACCTTCATTGGCGCGTCGGTTGCCAATGTTAGATTGGCGCGGAAGTGCTCCCGTCGTGTCGTTTCACTCTACATGGAGGTCGGGGCCGGACAGAACGCCAAGTTCATG GGTGTTTGA
- the LOC125528657 gene encoding RNA polymerase sigma factor sigC isoform X1, whose product MGLPMARGPCCCSPSSSSSSSSPWMLQAQLPKNPHPPRERSSLLTSCQISACFFLSYLLPRARTTPLSTRCCDFANRTEKLSGRSVCSESLRVLALHLLLNRHANLSRRWGDITRTAASSSGLLQITGNMSGSSPKIKVDAERTSLDGALDRNAQFDMIYEDMSSWMNGAHTSGNSLQYNLLMQNIHVLQSSLAAQDLVLLERDILVHIEQLGALKWFNASRSGATITHTSHAPDFALPWNDTEFAPVTPLDEQSDDQLVIIRSGKSQERKLKRIRASEKVSVVCVKASSQKPRKSRRSTSSQFISEWKNYPGRRRSIVREQSDLLVTIKECANLEKIRENMVKEGQEVCYDKWAKAAGVDEAVLKSRLQAGYCCRERLLVTTEWLVKYIARTYTGMGTAFEDLLQAGKMGVLDGAERFDSQRGCKFSTYVKYWIRKPMLALLAENSGVIQLPARMDCIIRKVREAKRAIRSSTGRNPIDAEIATFIGASVANVRLARKCSRRVVSLYMEVGAGQNAKFMDVTPDTSLEDPEEAIFRRQLRERLLMVLDRLPAREGRVLKLRHGLEDGRCRSLEQIGGIYHVSKEWIRKIEKSAMSKLRNEDVHGELKDFCGF is encoded by the exons ATGGGTCTGCCCATGGCGCGCGGCCCGTGCTGCTGCTCGCCGTcatcgtcgtcctcctcctcctcgccgtgGATGCTGCAGGCCCAGCTCCCCAAGAACCCCCACCCTCCACGTGAGCGCTCCAGTCTCTTGACGTCTTGTCAGATATCTGCATGTTTTTTCCTATCTTATCTTCTTCCCCGTGCAAGAACCACCCCCTTATCTACAAGGTGCTGTGATTTTGCGAACAGAACAGAAAAAT TGAGTGGGAGGTCAGTTTGCTCTGAATCGTTGAGAGTTCTGGCCCTGCATCTCTTGCTCAATCGGCACGCTAATCTTAGCCGGCGCTGGGGTGACATCACCAGAACTGCTGCATCTTCATCCGGTTTGCTTCAGATAACAGGGAACATGTCAGGCAGCTCACCAAAAATAAAG GTGGATGCCGAAAGAACATCCCTTGATGGTGCTCTTGACAGGAATGCGCAGTTCGACATGATCTACGAGGACATGTCTTCTTGGATGAATGGGGCACACACAAGTGGCAACAGTTTGCAGTATAACTTGTTGATGCAAAACATCCATGTGTTACAGAGTAGTTTGGCTGCTCAAGATTTGGTGTTGCTGGAGAGAGATATCCTTGTACATATTGAACAGCTTGGAGCTCTGAAATGGTTTAACGCGTCGAGGTCCGGTGCCACCATAACACATACCTCACATGCACCAGATTTTGCACTCCCTTGGAATGATACTGAATTTGCTCCGGTGACTCCTCTCGATGAGCAAAGCGATGATCAATTGGTGATTATTCGAAGTGGGAAAAGCCAAGAGAGGAAATTGAAGAGAATTAGAGCATCAGAAAAGGTATCTGTGGTTTGTGTAAAAGCATCCTCACAAAAACCAAGAAAATCACGCAGGTCCACCAGTAGTCAATTTATATCTGAGTGGAAAAACTATCCAGGCCGGCGAAGGAGCATAGTTCGGGAACAGTCGGACTTGCTGGTGACTATCAAG GAATGTGCAAACCTTGAGAAGATCAGGGAGAACATGGTGAAGGAAGGGCAGGAGGTCTGCTATGATAAGTGGGCCAAAGCAGCTGGAGTTGATGAAGCGGTCCTGAAGAGTAGACTGCAAGCAGGCTACTGCTGCAGAGAGAGGTTACTGGTGACCACCGAGTGGCTTGTCAAGTACATTGCAAGGACATACACCGGAATGGGAACAGCTTTCGAGGATCTACTCCAG GCTGGGAAAATGGGTGTCCTTGATGGCGCTGAGAGGTTCGACAGCCAGAGAGGATGCAAATTCTCAACCTATGTGAAGTACTGGATAAGGAAACCCATGCTAGCGCTCCTTGCTGAAAATTCTGGAGTGATCCAGCTCCCC GCAAGGATGGATTGTATCATCCGAAAGGTCAGGGAAGCTAAGCGGGCAATTCGATCCAGCACTGGGAGGAATCCAATAGACGCGGAGATCGCGACCTTCATTGGCGCGTCGGTTGCCAATGTTAGATTGGCGCGGAAGTGCTCCCGTCGTGTCGTTTCACTCTACATGGAGGTCGGGGCCGGACAGAACGCCAAGTTCATG GACGTGACCCCAGACACATCACTAGAAGATCCAGAGGAGGCCATCTTCCGGAGGCAGCTGAGGGAGAGGCTGCTCATGGTTCTGGACAGGCTCCCGGCGAGAGAAGGGCGTGTGCTGAAGCTGCGGCACGGCCTCGAGGATGGCAGGTGCCGGTCCCTGGAGCAGATCGGAGGCATTTACCACGTGTCCAAGGAGTGGATCAGGAAGATTGAGAAGTCGGCCATGTCCAAGCTCAGGAACGAGGATGTGCATGGTGAGCTCAAGGACTTCTGCGGATTCTAG
- the LOC125528655 gene encoding receptor-like protein kinase 5 — MAPLLLVLLLLVHRAAAADERQLLIQIKRAWSDPPVLAAWSTSGSGDHCAWPYVTCDTSSGRVTSLSLANINITAPFPDAIGGLYGLTSLNLSNNNITGAFPTSVYRCASLRHLDLRNLAIYANNLTGEVVDDGPFGAVNLVKMDLSENHRLSGPIPEAFGHLPKLERLSLFLNHFSGEIPASISRLPSLVTLQLFGNCLNGTLPRDLGKKSPELVYVEVDDNEITGAIPEGLCTNGMLQSLTARNNRLNGSIPEALAGCSTLKRLILRDNKLTGKVPFFF, encoded by the exons ATGGCGCCCCTTCTCCTCGTGCTGCTGCTGCTCGTCCAccgcgctgccgccgccgacgAGAGACAGCTTCTCATCCAGATCAAGCGCGCGTGGAGCGACCCGCCGGTGCTCGCGGCATGGAGCACTTCGGGCTCGGGGGACCACTGCGCCTGGCCCTACGTGACCTGCGACACATCGTCCGGCCGCGTCACGAGCCTCTCCCTCGCcaacatcaacatcaccgccccGTTCCCGGATGCCATCGGTGGCCTCTACGGCCTCACCAGCCTCAACCTCTCAAACAACAACATCACCGGCGCCTTCCCGACCAGCGTGTACCGTTGCGCTTCGCTGCGGCACCTCGATCTGCGGAATCTGGCTATATATGCAAACAACCTCACGGGAGAGGTCGTCGATGATGGTCCTTTCGGCGCGGTGAATTTGGTGAAGATGGACCTGTCCGAGAATCACAGGCTTAGTGGGCCGATTCCGGAAGCCTTCGGTCACTTGCCAAAGCTTGAAAGGTTGAGCTTGTTCCTCAACCACTTCTCCGGTGAGATACCGGCAAGCATCAGCCGGCTGCCTTCTTTGGTGACTCTGCAATTGTTCGGCAATTGTCTCAACGGCACGCTCCCTCGGGATCTCGGCAAGAAGTCACCTGAGTTGGTCTATGTTGAAGTTGACGACAACGAGATCACTGGCGCAATACCGGAGGGGCTTTGCACCAACGGCATGCTCCAGTCGCTCACCGCCAGGAACAACAGATTGAACGGCTCCATCCCGGAAGCCCTTGCCG GTTGCAGCACGCTCAAGCGACTGATACTTCGCGACAACAAGCTTACTGGGAAGGTGCCTTTTTTCTTCTAG
- the LOC125528657 gene encoding RNA polymerase sigma factor sigC isoform X2, producing the protein MGLPMARGPCCCSPSSSSSSSSPWMLQAQLPKNPHPPLSGRSVCSESLRVLALHLLLNRHANLSRRWGDITRTAASSSGLLQITGNMSGSSPKIKVDAERTSLDGALDRNAQFDMIYEDMSSWMNGAHTSGNSLQYNLLMQNIHVLQSSLAAQDLVLLERDILVHIEQLGALKWFNASRSGATITHTSHAPDFALPWNDTEFAPVTPLDEQSDDQLVIIRSGKSQERKLKRIRASEKVSVVCVKASSQKPRKSRRSTSSQFISEWKNYPGRRRSIVREQSDLLVTIKECANLEKIRENMVKEGQEVCYDKWAKAAGVDEAVLKSRLQAGYCCRERLLVTTEWLVKYIARTYTGMGTAFEDLLQAGKMGVLDGAERFDSQRGCKFSTYVKYWIRKPMLALLAENSGVIQLPARMDCIIRKVREAKRAIRSSTGRNPIDAEIATFIGASVANVRLARKCSRRVVSLYMEVGAGQNAKFMDVTPDTSLEDPEEAIFRRQLRERLLMVLDRLPAREGRVLKLRHGLEDGRCRSLEQIGGIYHVSKEWIRKIEKSAMSKLRNEDVHGELKDFCGF; encoded by the exons ATGGGTCTGCCCATGGCGCGCGGCCCGTGCTGCTGCTCGCCGTcatcgtcgtcctcctcctcctcgccgtgGATGCTGCAGGCCCAGCTCCCCAAGAACCCCCACCCTCCAC TGAGTGGGAGGTCAGTTTGCTCTGAATCGTTGAGAGTTCTGGCCCTGCATCTCTTGCTCAATCGGCACGCTAATCTTAGCCGGCGCTGGGGTGACATCACCAGAACTGCTGCATCTTCATCCGGTTTGCTTCAGATAACAGGGAACATGTCAGGCAGCTCACCAAAAATAAAG GTGGATGCCGAAAGAACATCCCTTGATGGTGCTCTTGACAGGAATGCGCAGTTCGACATGATCTACGAGGACATGTCTTCTTGGATGAATGGGGCACACACAAGTGGCAACAGTTTGCAGTATAACTTGTTGATGCAAAACATCCATGTGTTACAGAGTAGTTTGGCTGCTCAAGATTTGGTGTTGCTGGAGAGAGATATCCTTGTACATATTGAACAGCTTGGAGCTCTGAAATGGTTTAACGCGTCGAGGTCCGGTGCCACCATAACACATACCTCACATGCACCAGATTTTGCACTCCCTTGGAATGATACTGAATTTGCTCCGGTGACTCCTCTCGATGAGCAAAGCGATGATCAATTGGTGATTATTCGAAGTGGGAAAAGCCAAGAGAGGAAATTGAAGAGAATTAGAGCATCAGAAAAGGTATCTGTGGTTTGTGTAAAAGCATCCTCACAAAAACCAAGAAAATCACGCAGGTCCACCAGTAGTCAATTTATATCTGAGTGGAAAAACTATCCAGGCCGGCGAAGGAGCATAGTTCGGGAACAGTCGGACTTGCTGGTGACTATCAAG GAATGTGCAAACCTTGAGAAGATCAGGGAGAACATGGTGAAGGAAGGGCAGGAGGTCTGCTATGATAAGTGGGCCAAAGCAGCTGGAGTTGATGAAGCGGTCCTGAAGAGTAGACTGCAAGCAGGCTACTGCTGCAGAGAGAGGTTACTGGTGACCACCGAGTGGCTTGTCAAGTACATTGCAAGGACATACACCGGAATGGGAACAGCTTTCGAGGATCTACTCCAG GCTGGGAAAATGGGTGTCCTTGATGGCGCTGAGAGGTTCGACAGCCAGAGAGGATGCAAATTCTCAACCTATGTGAAGTACTGGATAAGGAAACCCATGCTAGCGCTCCTTGCTGAAAATTCTGGAGTGATCCAGCTCCCC GCAAGGATGGATTGTATCATCCGAAAGGTCAGGGAAGCTAAGCGGGCAATTCGATCCAGCACTGGGAGGAATCCAATAGACGCGGAGATCGCGACCTTCATTGGCGCGTCGGTTGCCAATGTTAGATTGGCGCGGAAGTGCTCCCGTCGTGTCGTTTCACTCTACATGGAGGTCGGGGCCGGACAGAACGCCAAGTTCATG GACGTGACCCCAGACACATCACTAGAAGATCCAGAGGAGGCCATCTTCCGGAGGCAGCTGAGGGAGAGGCTGCTCATGGTTCTGGACAGGCTCCCGGCGAGAGAAGGGCGTGTGCTGAAGCTGCGGCACGGCCTCGAGGATGGCAGGTGCCGGTCCCTGGAGCAGATCGGAGGCATTTACCACGTGTCCAAGGAGTGGATCAGGAAGATTGAGAAGTCGGCCATGTCCAAGCTCAGGAACGAGGATGTGCATGGTGAGCTCAAGGACTTCTGCGGATTCTAG